The DNA segment CGCCCCGATTCTATCGCAGCGAGCCTGCCGGCGGCGCTCGCCTCGGCCTGGAATGCGCCCATTGCCACGTTGCTTGGCGGCCACAGCCACAATTTCTGCTGGGGTGGCGGGACCGCGATTCGCAAAGAGACTTTTTTCGCCATTCAAGCTATCGAATACTGGAAGCATGCCGTCAGCGATGACTATGCCCTCACCCGCGCCTTGAAAAATGCAAACGGCCGCATCGGCTACCTTCCAGAATGTATCGTACCGAGCAGGCAGAATCCGGATTGGCGGCAATTGCTCGAATGGACCACGCGACAGATCATCATCACCCGCGTCTATGCGCCCAGGCTCTGGCTGCTCGCCGCCCTCTCCCAACTTTCTTACTGTGGGGCCGTCGCCCTTGGCGTGATCCTCATCCTGAGCAATCTTCTGACCGGCTTTGGCGTGCTCAATCTTTTTGTGCTCCTGCTCTTGATTGAAGGCCTGGCGATTGCGAAAGGGGCGCTGCGGCTGGTGGCGATGACCGAGCTTCTGCCGGCGCACAAGGATGAGTTGCTCGCATACTGGTGGGTGCCAACGCTGCTGGCGCCGCTTGTGCCCTGGATCTATCTCTATAACGTTGTGGTTTCAACCTTCCGGCGACGCATCACCTGGCGAGGTGTGCGGTATCTTCTTCATTCCCCCTGGCGAACAACGATTCTTCGGCCCGGACAGTGAATTCTGCTCTCTCGGGCTTGACCTGTTCGTAAAGTGGAACCTCATCCGCCAAACATGGGATAGTGGCTGGCGGCAGCCATGAAGAACAACATCGGGATGGAGAGCCAAAAATTGGTGCGTGAAGCCAGGAATGCCCGCCGCGCCAGCTTCGCCGACTCCGGCGGCACCGGCGTCCCCTGTTCAGCGTTCGCCTTGGTCCACGCAATGATCCGCTTCTGCGCCGGCCAGATGATCCCCCAGACGTTCAGGAGCATGATGGTGCCGATCCCGCCGCCCACGCCGATCGATAGAGCGCGGTTCGATGCGTCCTCATAAGCGTTCCAGTGCACGATCGCCCCGCCCATCGCGCCCACCAGGATCACAACCAGCAGGGCGAGCAGCCAGCCGTTGTTCACCGGCCCAATCAGGAAATAGATGATCGCCCAGGTCACCACCACCAACAGGAGCCACTTCCCAAACGTGGTCCACATCAGGCTCCCTGGTGCCTTTGCCGGCTCCAGGCTCAAAATGATCAGGTAATAGATGATCCCGGCGAGCACCGTCACCACTGCGCCCCACCGGAACCACCACAAGGCTTTCGGCAACAGGACGGGGATTACTTTCCCCTTCGTCGTCCCGTCCAATGCTTTCATCACGGGCACGTTCACCAGGTTGAAGAAGTAGAGAAGCCCGATCCAGATGATGCCCGCCAGAAGGTGAATCCAGCGCAGCAGCATCTGGAGGTTCGTGTTGAAGTCCATCGGTGGCAGAGCCTGAAATGCCAACACCATCCCCAGAGCAGTTACTAGCGTCATAGCTCCTCCGAAAAGGAAGGAAAATTGGAACCCCACTGAGTTCTATTGTAAGCGAAACAGGTGGCGCGACCGCATAAACTCTATAAGCCGGAATTTCCGATCTGCGTTTCGAATACCCGAGACCTTACCTGCTACCGTGCTCCTGCGTCAACTATTTTTCGAACTTATGCGCGAGGTGCCCGAAGCATGTCTCACACCCACAACAGCGCCACCGGGAGTGACAGCACGCGCGTGCCCAATCAACGAACAGCGCCTCGGAGCCCTGGCTTTCTACCTCTCAGGGCTTGCTGACTACTTGGTGCTGTGCTTCTGCCCGGTCTTCCGGTTTAGCCTACTCCAGCCGTACCGGGTCGCCGCGCCGGATGGTGCCACCCCGGAGCACAGAAGCATAGACACCGACATTAGCCTGGTTGTGCTGTGCCGCCGCGCGCAGGATGCCTGGATCTCTGGGTAAATCCGCTTGAGGCAGTGTTGTCATCACGCAGCGAGGACACGGGCCCGTGACGCTCAGGACAGCCTCGTCCCCGATCGCGAGCGTGTGCCCGACCCAGGCGTTCTCAACGAAGTCCCTCTCGCCTGCGGCAAGCTCGACCACGATGTTTGGACGAAACCGCCTGACCTCGAACCGCCCTTGCGGATAGAGTTCCCGGAGCCGGTCGATCGTCGCGGTCGTCAGCACGTGGATGACGGCACAGTCGAAAAACGTGCCCGCTGGCATGGACTCGTCGGTGATCGTTTCCCTATGGGCCAGCCCATCCATATCCGGCCAGTACTCCTCGAGGCTGAGTGTCTTGGGCGCCGACTTCGTAAGGGTTACCTCGCGGCCCAGCGCGTTTGACAAGATTTCGTTGATGTCGCTCTGCTCGCTGGTGACCATGGTGCCGTCCGGCAGGGTGATACGAACGGGCGGAATCTTTCCACCAGTGCGAAGGGGCTCGACGAAGGCGGCCCGGGAATCGAAGAGCTTCGGCCACTTCCGAGGGTTTTTGGCGCTGGCGACTTTCCCGTTGGAAGGATCCACTAGGGCGTAGGCACGATCGCCCAACAGCCCGCGTTCCGTGATATCGGCGGCGTTTAGCTCCTCTCCCATCATGGACTTGACGGGATGGCGCCACAGGGCAACCACCGAACCAACATGAGACGGCGTGGCGTTTGACATCGTTTCACCTCCAGAAATGTCGGCAAATTTGTTGCAGGCTTCCAGAGTCTTCTGAACAAACAATTGGGTCGCGAGCTGTGGATCAATTCGGCTAACCCCCAATAGATACGGGTGGCGGGATCCGGTGCGCAAAGCACAGTTCGCCGGCTATGGGGGAAGAGTCGGGGCCGTGATCTTGTATTCGACATTGAGTTCGCGCAGGAAAGCCAGCAAGTCGGCTTTCTCTTTCTTGGTCAGCTTGACAGGTTTCAGGTTCACCCGGTCCAGATAGGGATTGGCGATTCCCCCGCCGAGCATCAAATTCACCGCTTCTTCGAGCGTGGCCACGCTGCCATTGTGGAAGTAGGGGGCCGACTTGCTGATGTCCAGAAGCGTGGGAGTTTTGAAGGCCCCTTTATCCCGCTCGGTCTTGGTCACATTGTACCGGCCGAGATCCGGGTTTTGGTCCTTCATCCCGATGCCGATGTTGTGATA comes from the Candidatus Acidiferrales bacterium genome and includes:
- a CDS encoding glycosyltransferase family 2 protein yields the protein RPDSIAASLPAALASAWNAPIATLLGGHSHNFCWGGGTAIRKETFFAIQAIEYWKHAVSDDYALTRALKNANGRIGYLPECIVPSRQNPDWRQLLEWTTRQIIITRVYAPRLWLLAALSQLSYCGAVALGVILILSNLLTGFGVLNLFVLLLLIEGLAIAKGALRLVAMTELLPAHKDELLAYWWVPTLLAPLVPWIYLYNVVVSTFRRRITWRGVRYLLHSPWRTTILRPGQ
- a CDS encoding urate hydroxylase PuuD, coding for MTLVTALGMVLAFQALPPMDFNTNLQMLLRWIHLLAGIIWIGLLYFFNLVNVPVMKALDGTTKGKVIPVLLPKALWWFRWGAVVTVLAGIIYYLIILSLEPAKAPGSLMWTTFGKWLLLVVVTWAIIYFLIGPVNNGWLLALLVVILVGAMGGAIVHWNAYEDASNRALSIGVGGGIGTIMLLNVWGIIWPAQKRIIAWTKANAEQGTPVPPESAKLARRAFLASRTNFWLSIPMLFFMAAASHYPMFGG
- a CDS encoding MOSC domain-containing protein, with the protein product MSNATPSHVGSVVALWRHPVKSMMGEELNAADITERGLLGDRAYALVDPSNGKVASAKNPRKWPKLFDSRAAFVEPLRTGGKIPPVRITLPDGTMVTSEQSDINEILSNALGREVTLTKSAPKTLSLEEYWPDMDGLAHRETITDESMPAGTFFDCAVIHVLTTATIDRLRELYPQGRFEVRRFRPNIVVELAAGERDFVENAWVGHTLAIGDEAVLSVTGPCPRCVMTTLPQADLPRDPGILRAAAQHNQANVGVYASVLRGGTIRRGDPVRLE